One window of the Salvia splendens isolate huo1 chromosome 1, SspV2, whole genome shotgun sequence genome contains the following:
- the LOC121808088 gene encoding protein FAR1-RELATED SEQUENCE 5-like — MDDSSNPSHTTEFSPEARKIHGTTSTENINDNHGSIFDELQSPVSSSIFDSDSKSSEDEELEPVSYIPECPSQMKPHIGQVFHTLDDATVFYNKYARQAKVAFKFCKGTGYVVKQFEERHNHDMVQLRHKRLMRLNRNIDPRGLRRDLRAYVDGVDAQMVLNDMKRKKEICSSFTYDFEVNSKGRLTRLFWCDPIAKHNYHLYGDIVSFDTTYSTNRYCMIFAPFTGKDNHGRPVTFGAGLLSKENAPSFEWLFEKFVKCMGAAPKLIITDQDLGMKVAVDSVLVDTRHRWCMWHIMFKVTEKLPKNQLHNEDLKKELNKCVWSELIDPEEFKETWHEIMEKYGLTNNELFSTMFANRKFRVCPQHTIVPAYFRDFPMSSLIKTTSISESQNSFFKRYTKSRCNLVEFLIHYNNALDAQRSNSNRFEYHDSNTTPMLKTNSALERHASTIYSDGGFKAIQEEIEEAIDCCTMVKTSIEDDTEIFVINDKFSKDWSVSYSVSGDSYVCGCKLFQRLGLVCSHIFWALRNKKLKLVPDHLHGGRWLKSNFVKPVHCGFVDDIENALIIDLATQEWRDMHGDYFEVAQTIKGNVDRIRAFRQIIAEGKKAIFGEGIVLSISDKRQMIENLYGSQARSEIDVHPPDVVKTKGSGRRPLTRLEQAMKMKAKPGRKCAECGEVGNHDARNCKKIKEKQKKKIVMMF, encoded by the exons ATGGATGACTCGAGCAATCCTTCTCACACAACTGAATTTTCTCCCGAAGCACGAAAAATACATGGAACTACTTCTACAGAAAATATTAACGACAATCATGGGTCAATATTCGATGAGTTACAATCTCCGGTTAGCAGCTCAATTTTTGATTCTGACTCCAAATCATCCGAGGATGAAGAACTAGAGCCAG TGTCATACATCCCTGAATGTCCTTCCCAAATGAAGCCACATATTGGCCAAGTTTTTCATACCTTGGATGATGCTACAGTCTTCTATAATAAATATGCACGGCAG GCTAAAGTTGCTTTTAAGTTTTGCAAGGGTACTGGTTATGTTGTTAAACAGTTTGAAGAGCGACATAATCACGATATGGTTCAATTACGTCACAAGCGATTAATGAGGCTCAATCGCAATATCGACCCA CGAGGTCTTAGGCGTGATCTTAGAGCATATGTGGATGGTGTTGATGCGCAAATGGTATTGAATGATATGAAGCGGAAGAAGGAGATATGTTCGTCGTTCACCTACGACTTTGAGGTAAACTCTAAGGGCAGGCTTACACGTCTTTTCTGGTGTGATCCTATTGCCAAGCACAATTACCATTTGTACGGTGACATTGTCTCTTTCGACACAACCTACTCAACAAATAG GTATTGTATGATTTTTGCACCATTCACGGGCAAAGACAATCATGGCAGACCCGTTACATTTGGTGCAGGATTGTTATCGAAAGAGAATGCTCCTTCTTTCGAATGGTTGTTCGAAAAGTTTGTTAAATGCATGGGCGCTGCTCCCAAATTGATCATTACTGATCAGGATTTGGGAATGAAGGTGGCTGTTGATAGTGTGCTAGTTGATACAAGACATCGATGGTGTATGTGGCACATCATGTTTAAGGTCACTGAAAAATTACCCAAGAATCAGCTCCACAATGAGGATTTAAAGAAGGAGTTAAATAAATGTGTGTGGTCGGAGTTGATAGATCCTGAAGAATTCAAAGAAACCTGGCACGAAATTATGGAAAAATACGGCCTTACAAACAACGAGTTGTTTTCGACAATGTTTGCCAATAGAAAATTTCGGGTATGTCCACAACATACTATTGTTCCAGCCTACTTCAGGGATTTTCCAATGAGTTCATTGATTAAGACCACCTCTATATCCGAGTCCCAGAACAGTTTCTTCAAGAGGTACACTAAGTCTCGATGTAATCTAGTCGAGTTTCTTATCCATTACAACAATGCGTTAGATGCCCAAAGGAGCAATAGCAACAGGTTTGAATATCATGACTCCAACACTACCCCAATGTTGAAAACAAATTCTGCACTTGAGAGGCATGCGTCCACAATCTACAGTGACGGTGGGTTTAAGGCAATTCAGGAAGAGATTGAGGAAGCAATTGATTGTTGCACCATGGTAAAGACTTCAATCGAGGATGACACTGAAATATTTGTGATCAATGACAAGTTCTCTAAGGACTGGTCCGTGTCTTATTCCGTCTCTGGAGATTCATACGTATGTGGGTGTAAACTATTTCAAAGACTTGGACTCGTATGCAGCCATATTTTTTGGGCCTTAcgaaacaaaaaattgaagctGGTTCCTGATCACTTACATGGGGGACGTTGGTTGAAGTCTAATTTTGTCAAGCCTGTTCATTGTGGTTTTGTTGACGATATTGAAAATGCTCTCATTATCGATTTGGCAACACAAGAATGGAGGGATATGCATGGTGATTATTTTGAGGTTGCACAGACTATTAAGGGAAACGTTGACCGAATTCGTGCATTCAGACAAATTATTGCTGAAGGGAAGAAAGCGATATTCGGTGAAGGGATTGTATTGTCTATTAGTGATAAGAGGCAAATGATTGAGAATTTGTATGGGTCTCAAGCCCGTAGCGAAATAGATGTCCATCCTCCCGACGTTGTCAAAACCAAGGGTTCAGGAAGACGGCCTCTTACACGCCTTGAGCAAGCTATGAAGATGAAGGCAAAACCTGGTCGTAAATGTGCCGAATGCGGCGAGGTTGGTAATCACGATGCAagaaattgcaaaaagattaaGGAGAAACAGAAGAAAAAGATCGTCATGATGTTTTGA
- the LOC121796762 gene encoding protein trichome birefringence-like 33 produces MKAPPSSSAALLRKGRLSPYLFTLLAFILFVTILYGEDFSCIFGGQFEDYRPYPSLSSPTKSKKKDEKLAFALGEGESGCDIFSGRWVWDDRHPLYEEADCPYIQPQLTCQEHGRPDTDYQHWRWQPHACSLPSFNATLMLETLRGKRMMFVGDSLNRGQFVSMVCLVHKIIPEDRKSMTTKGSLTIFSAKDYNATIEFYWAPFLLESNSDDAIVHRISDRLVRKGSINKHGKHWKGVDIMVFNTYLWWMTGLNFNILQQTVGSEDTDIAEVPTEDAYRMAMKTMLRWAKRNMHPNNTRVFFTSMSPTHAKAIDWGGSEKGNCYNQSEMIDDPNYWGSDSRKSVMNVIGEVFRKSRYPITFLNITQMSSYRKDAHTSIYKKQWNPLTPEQLANPVSYADCTHWCLPGLQDTWNELLFAKLFYP; encoded by the exons atgaaggcGCCACCGTCTTCCTCCGCCGCTCTCCTCCGCAAGGGGCGGCTGTCGCCGTACCTTTTCACCCTTCTCGCTTTCATTTTGTTCGTCACGATCCTCTACGGCGAGGACTTCAGCTGCATCTTCGGTGGCCAATTCGAGGACTACCGCCCATACCCGAGCTTGTCGTCGCCAACAAAATCAA AGAAGAAGGATGAAAAGCTGGCTTTCGCCTTGGGAGAGGGCGAAAGCGGCTGTGACATCTTCAGCGGGCGGTGGGTGTGGGACGACCGCCACCCGCTCTACGAGGAGGCCGACTGTCCGTACATCCAGCCCCAGCTGACGTGTCAGGAGCACGGCCGCCCCGACACCGACTACCAGCATTGGCGATGGCAGCCTCACGCCTGCTCTCTCCCaag TTTCAACGCGACATTAATGCTGGAAACTCTTCGAGGCAAGAGAATGATGTTCGTTGGGGACTCTCTGAACCGGGGCCAGTTCGTCTCGATGGTCTGTCTCGTCCACAAGATCATACCCGAAGACCGGAAATCTATGACTACCAAGGGTTCGCTGACGATTTTCTCAGCCAAG GATTACAACGCGACAATTGAATTCTACTGGGCGCCATTTCTCCTAGAGTCGAACTCGGATGATGCAATCGTGCACAGAATAAGCGACAGGTTGGTGAGGAAGGGGTCCATCAATAAGCACGGGAAGCACTGGAAAGGAGTCGATATAATGGTGTTCAACACGTATCTCTGGTGGATGACTGGCCTCAACTTCAACATACT ACAACAAACCGTGGGCAGCGAAGACACAGACATAGCAGAGGTGCCAACAGAGGATGCCTACCGGATGGCCATGAAAACGATGCTGCGATGGGCCAAGAGAAACATGCATCCGAACAACACCCGAGTGTTCTTCACCAGCATGTCGCCTACCCACGCAAA GGCGATCGACTGGGGAGGGAGCGAGAAGGGAAACTGCTACAATCAGAGTGAAATGATAGATGATCCAAACTACTGGGGATCAGACAGTAGGAAGAGTGTGATGAATGTGATAGGGGAAGTGTTTAGGAAGTCGAGGTATCCGATCACGTTCCTCAACATCACGCAGATGTCGAGCTACAGAAAGGATGCACACACATCCATTTACAAGAAGCAATGGAACCCCTTGACACCGGAGCAGCTCGCCAATCCGGTCAGCTACGCGGATTGCACGCATTGGTGTTTGCCTGGCCTTCAAGATACTTGGAATGAGCTTCTTTTTGCTAAGCTTTTTTATCCATGA
- the LOC121808165 gene encoding uncharacterized protein LOC121808165, with protein sequence MLNVQPNLEENKEQRCNIFHMKCKVKSKTCLVIIGGGSCTNVVCDWLVGKLGLKVLKHPNSYILPWLGDSGELKVKAQCKVPLKIGEVEEEILCDIIHMTACRVLLGMPWEFDRRAYKNGFTNEYFYMLNGVKVRLKPLLPSAVFEEFEDVFPEELPSELPPMRGIEHQIDFLPGLSLPTRAAYKANPKETQELQRQVEELLAKDLIRESLSPSAVPVILVPKKDVVFLGFVVGKEGVRVDEEKEKPLGNGQHLGIGVRIVGVVMQEGKPIAYFSVKLNQAQLNYPTYDKELYAIVHCLENWQHHLMHKEFVIHTDHESIKFLGGQHKLDKRHPKWSVFLETFPYVIKYKKGKDNVVADALSRKPFETLHDGALLVSDTVCLRKHVLAMCAFNYVGFEFIKDLYEHDHDFILFTKLVKKEAHLGGLMGHFGLLKTFDILSEHFFGLA encoded by the exons ATGCTCAATGTACAACCTAACCTTGAGGAAAATAAGGAGCAAAGGTGCAACATCTTTCATATGAAGTGTAAGGTGAAATCCAAGACGTGCTTGGTCATCATAGGTGGAGGGAGTTGTACTAATGTGGTGTGTGACTGGTTGGTTGGCAAATTGGGATTGAAGGTCCTTAAACACCCAAACTCCTACATTTTGCCATGGTTAGGGGATTCAGGGGAGTTGAAGGTGAAGGCTCAATGCAAAGTTCCATTGAAGATTGgggaagttgaagaagaaatccTATGTGATATCATTCATATGACGGCATGTCGTGTTTTGCTAGGGATGCCATGGGAGTTTGATAGAAGGGCCTACAAAAATGGCTTCACAAATGAGTATTTCTACATGCTCAACGGGGTGAAGGTTCGTTTGAAGCCATTGCTACCTAGTGCCGTGTTTGAG GAATTTGAAGATGTATTCCCGGAGGAACTCCCAAGTGAACTTCCTCCCATGAGAGGGATCGAGCATCAAATTGATTTTTTGCCGGGATTGTCACTCCCAACCCGGGCCGCATACAAGGCGAATCCCAAGGAGACACAAGAGCTACAAAGGCAAGTCGAGGAACTCCTTGCTAAAGATCTAATTCGTGAATCACTATCTCCTTCTGCCGTACCCGTCATTCTTGTACCTAAGAAAGACG ttgtgtttcttggttttgttgtgGGAAAGGAAGGAGTGCGGGTAGATGAAGAGAAGGAGAAGCCATTAGGGAATGGCCAACACCTAGGAAT TGGTGTGAGGATTGTGGGAGTTGTCATGCAAGAGGGTAAGCCCATAGCTTACTTCTCGGTAaagctaaatcaagcccagttGAACTATCCCACGTACGACAAGGAGTTGTATGCTATAGTTCATTGCCTTGAGAATTGGCAACACCACTTGATGCACAAGGAGTTTGTGATACACACGGATCATGAGTCTATTAAGTTCTTAGGAGGGCAACATAAACTTGATAAAAGGCATCCTAAGTGGAGTGTTTTCCTTGAGACTTTTCCCTATGTCATTAAGTATAAGAAGGGAAAGGACAATGTGGTTGCCGATGCTCTTTCTAGGAAACCTTTTGAGACCTTGCATGATGGTGCTTTACTTGTGAGTGATACAGTGTGCTTGAGAAAGCATGTGCTTGCTATGTGTGCCTTCAATTATGTTggatttgagtttattaaagACCTTTATGAGCATGATCACGACTTTATTCTATTTACGAAGCTTGTGAAAAAG GAGGCTCACCTAGGGGGCCTAATGGGTCATTTTGGGTTGCTTAAAACTTTTGACATACTAAGTGAGCATTTCTTTGGCCTTGCATGA